Proteins encoded in a region of the Raphanus sativus cultivar WK10039 chromosome 8, ASM80110v3, whole genome shotgun sequence genome:
- the LOC130499057 gene encoding uncharacterized protein LOC130499057, whose translation MWKFDPQKGWGFDVDMKKRGRVLVLELTSSFEDLRVMVFKDFGIDENDVELELSYLPMELIGTIDCPPVIIENDSQVKNFLTYVRGKPSTRLCVSTSLMHGNNDSIGVDKEESNSPFREVGEASSVSDRDESGSSSDCNANGSEEDDHLAIRGKEDDRGKSVRFSLIDVVKKGETFQNKSMLKAALEMSATKHNFDYKVVKSDRKLWYIRCIDNHCNWSVRAEGLSGSTYFIIKKYVADHTCAASSMNNGGRIPSAKTIGSIIMHRYDGVKEGPKTNDIIQIMRMDHGCEISKSLAWDAREFAIHVVRGIPEQSFGKIPKYLYMLREANPGTQTFYETDVDGKFRFLFLSFGQSIRGFHTSMRKVLVVDGTFLKSKYKGVLLVATALDGNSNLYPIAFAVVDSENDRSWDWFLRHLKLVVADERSLAFVSDRNGSLCKAIQNVYPLSQHGICIHHLLNNVVTHYRGKGLVGLIAKASKAYRVVDYEKLFHAVCNISPAIGKYLTDAEVGKWARCQFPGYRYDMRTTNPAESINSALRTPREYPVIPLLDSIREMLTHRRIRKGRTFLVQPVNEHRFLVLGDTIDCLVDLDRRTCSCGKYDLIKLPCRHAIKAGLTVGRTPSSLTDDMYTTSTWRTAYQETINPIGVPEDSWVVPDDVQNAAVLPPESRRGAGRRRKRRYETVEDKLRSSQATQGKKKRKCSRCGEENHNRATCDRAI comes from the exons ATGTGGAAGTTTGATCCCCAAAAAGGGTGGGGATTTGATGTTGATATGAAAAAACGAGGCAGAGTACTAGTTTTGGAATTGACAAGTTCCTTTGAAGATCTAAGGGTTATGGTTTTCAAGGATTTTGGAATTGACGAAAACGATGTCGAGCTTGAGTTAAGCTACCTACCTATGGAGTTAATCGGCACCATCGACTGTCCCCCAGTTATCATTGAGAATGATAGCCAAGTCAAAAATTTTCTTACATATGTACGTGGAAAACCTTCGACAAGGTTGTGTGTGTCTACTTCGCTTATGCATGGGAACAACGACAGCATTGGCGTTGATAAGGAGGAATCTAACTCGCCATTCAGAGAGGTCGGTGAAGCTTCCTCGGTTTCAGATAGAGATGAGAGTGGTAGTTCATCTGATTGTAACGCGAACGGctcagaagaagatgatcatCTCGCCATACGTGGAAAAGAAGATGATAGGGGGAAAAGTGTTCGATTTTCTTTGATCGATGTTGTGAAGAAGGGTGAAACGTTTCAAAACAAGTCGATGTTGAAAGCAGCGTTGGAAATGTCAGCTACGAAGCATAACTTCGATTACAAAGTTGTTAAATCGGACAGAAAACTTTGGTACATTCGATGCATTGACAACCATTGCAACTGGAGTGTTCGTGCTGAAGGGTTATCAGGCTCCACATATTTCATCATCAAAAAATATGTGGCGGATCATACATGTGCTGCGTCGAGTATGAATAATGGTGGTCGGATACCTTCTGCAAAAACTATTGGCAGTATAATAATGCATAGATATGATGGTGTGAAAGAAGGTCCGAAGACTAATGATATCATACAGATTATGAGAATGGATCATGGATGCGAGATATCTAAGTCGTTAGCATGGGATGCTCGTGAATTTGCAATTCATGTGGTTCGAGGTATTCCGGAGCAGAGTTTTGGAAAAATTCCGAAATATTTGTACATGCTGAGGGAAGCTAATCCAGGAACACAGACGTTTTATGAAACTGATGTTGATGGTAAATTCCGATTTCTATTCCTTTCGTTTGGGCAATCAATACGAGGTTTTCACACATCCATGCGGAAAGTTCTTGTTGTTGATGGGACATTTTTGAAGAGCAAGTACAAAGGAGTATTACTTGTTGCTACAGCTTTAGATGGAAACTCTAACTTGTATCCTATTGCATTTGCGGTTGTTGACTCAGAAAATGATCGATCATGGGATTGGTTTCTGAGACATCTAAAGCTTGTTGTTGCGGACGAGCGTTCTCTAGCTTTTGTGTCAGACAGAAATGGCTCACTTTGCAAAGCAATTCAGAATGTGTATCCTCTTTCTCAACATGGAATTTGCATTCACCATTTGTTGAATAATGTGGTCACACATTACAGAGGCAAGGGACTGGTCGGATTGATTGCAAAAGCTTCCAAAGCTTATAGAGTCGTTGATTACGAGAAGCTATTCCATGCCGTGTGCAATATAAGTCCAgctattggaaaatatttaacaGATGCAGAAGTTGGAAAGTGGGCTCGCTGTCAGTTTCCAGGATACAGGTACGACATGAGGACGACAAATCCAGCTGAATCAATAAACTCTGCTTTGCGCACACCAAGAGAGTATCCAGTGATTCCTTTGTTGGATAGCATCAGAGAAATGCTGACCC ATAGGCGGATTAGAAAGGGTAGAACGTTTCTTGTCCAGCCGGTTAACGAGCATCGTTTTTTGGTTCTTGGAGATACAATTGACTGCCTGGTTGATTTGGACAGAAGAACTTGCTCGTGTGGGAAATACGACCTGATAAAACTTCCATGTCGACACGCTATCAAGGCTGGTTTAACGGTTGGCCGAACCCCATCCTCACTGACGGATGACATGTACACTACTTCCACATGGAGAACAGCTTATCAAGAGACTATCAATCCAATAGGTGTTCCTGAGGATAGTTGGGTTGTTCCAGATGATGTTCAAAATGCTGCTGTGCTACCTCCTgaatcaagaagaggagcaggaaggagaagaaaacgCAGATACGAGACCGTTGAAGACAAACTCCGTTCATCGCAAGCAACACAAGGAAAAAAGAAGCGCAAATGCAGTCGATGTGGCGAAGAGAATCATAACAGGGCTACATGTGACAGAGCTATTTAG